The proteins below come from a single Nitrospirota bacterium genomic window:
- a CDS encoding C39 family peptidase: protein MKIIRLAFSRICLLAFVFLAGCHASLPPRITNSFPEQAFLIPDVPFFPQKDQFCGPASLQSIFAYWGMNISQQEISKAIYLPQIKGTFNFDLVTFARSKGFETELPPGSLEEIERQIRIKRPVIAFLNLGNAFFPLGHYIVIVGYDHVRQELIFHSGENEFEKVTYRTFTNQWQSTDNWMLVAHPPEDKNG, encoded by the coding sequence TTGAAAATAATTCGTCTCGCCTTCAGCAGAATTTGTCTTCTCGCTTTTGTTTTTCTGGCGGGATGTCATGCTTCTCTTCCCCCCCGGATCACCAATTCTTTCCCGGAACAGGCGTTCCTGATTCCGGACGTTCCATTTTTTCCTCAGAAAGACCAGTTCTGCGGACCGGCATCTCTTCAATCGATCTTTGCCTATTGGGGAATGAACATTTCCCAGCAGGAGATCTCAAAGGCAATCTATCTTCCCCAAATTAAAGGAACCTTTAACTTTGATTTAGTCACTTTCGCACGGTCGAAGGGATTTGAAACCGAGCTTCCGCCCGGTTCCCTGGAGGAAATTGAACGCCAGATCAGAATCAAGCGCCCGGTCATTGCTTTTCTTAATCTTGGGAATGCTTTTTTCCCCCTTGGACATTATATTGTCATCGTGGGTTACGATCACGTTCGTCAGGAACTGATATTTCATTCCGGCGAAAATGAATTTGAAAAAGTAACCTATAGAACATTTACGAACCAGTGGCAGAGCACCGATAACTGGATGTTGGTCGCCCATCCTCCCGAAGATAAAAATGGGTAA
- a CDS encoding PA2779 family protein: MKRTLLNLSVTQSLIVYLCFTLLIMGAFPADLYAMFLPSSNLEAGQTASSTPSREQSIQNIQKILESKILQQRLKDLGLSPEQISSRVNQLTDDQLHRISSRIDAIQAGGGDDPLGFIIALLVIAILVVVLLQLSGHKVIITR; the protein is encoded by the coding sequence TTGAAAAGGACATTGCTCAATCTTTCGGTTACTCAGTCATTGATTGTCTATCTCTGTTTTACCCTATTAATCATGGGGGCGTTCCCGGCAGATCTTTACGCCATGTTTCTCCCCTCTTCAAATCTTGAAGCGGGACAGACTGCCTCTTCAACTCCTTCGAGAGAACAAAGTATTCAAAATATTCAAAAAATACTTGAATCCAAAATTCTTCAACAACGACTAAAAGATCTTGGATTGTCTCCCGAGCAGATATCGAGCCGTGTCAACCAACTCACCGACGATCAACTCCATCGGATCTCGTCGAGAATTGACGCCATCCAGGCAGGCGGAGGAGACGATCCCCTCGGATTTATAATCGCGCTCCTGGTCATCGCGATCCTTGTCGTCGTACTTTTACAGCTCTCCGGACATAAAGTCATCATTACGAGATAA
- the frr gene encoding ribosome recycling factor has product MDAEIKKKLQEKVEAAIEHFRKEASGVRTGRASLAFLDGIKVNFYGTPTPLKQVGTLTVPDSRTILITPWDTSVIPEIEKAIQQSDLGLTPSNDGKAVRLSFPPLTEERRKELVKHVKKMGEENKVHVRNIRRDFNDELKKKQKDAKMSEDDLRKNQDEVQKTIDQSIIKLDEIIHKKEQEILEV; this is encoded by the coding sequence ATGGATGCAGAAATTAAGAAGAAATTGCAGGAAAAAGTGGAAGCCGCCATTGAACATTTCAGGAAAGAAGCTTCCGGAGTCCGTACCGGAAGAGCCTCACTTGCTTTTCTGGACGGAATTAAAGTTAATTTTTATGGAACGCCAACACCTTTAAAACAGGTTGGAACGCTGACCGTACCGGATAGCCGGACAATTCTGATTACGCCGTGGGACACTTCCGTTATTCCAGAAATTGAAAAAGCGATTCAACAGTCGGATCTGGGACTTACCCCTTCCAATGATGGAAAAGCCGTTCGACTCTCTTTTCCTCCTTTAACCGAAGAACGGAGGAAAGAGCTCGTGAAACATGTAAAAAAAATGGGTGAAGAAAACAAGGTCCACGTGAGAAATATCCGGAGAGACTTCAACGACGAATTAAAAAAGAAACAAAAAGACGCAAAAATGTCCGAAGACGACCTTAGAAAAAATCAGGATGAGGTACAGAAAACGATTGACCAGAGTATTATTAAACTCGATGAAATTATACATAAGAAAGAACAGGAAATATTAGAGGTCTAG
- a CDS encoding UMP kinase, with protein sequence MYKRILLKISGEALAGDQGYGIDPKVLELVAHEVKEVYHLGVEVAIVIGGGNIFRGIAAAAQGMERTSADYMGMVATILNALALQNILEKNQVFTRVQSALEIKQLAEPYIRRRAIRHLEKKRVVIFAGGTGNPYFTTDTAAVLRAMEIGADVIIKGTKVEGIFDKDPMKHPDAVKFDSLSFLDVIKKGLKVMDTTAVTLCMDNNLPIIVFNVKNRGNFRKVAERDKIGTLVH encoded by the coding sequence ATGTATAAGCGTATCCTCTTAAAAATCAGCGGAGAAGCGCTCGCCGGAGACCAGGGCTATGGGATCGATCCCAAAGTCCTCGAACTGGTTGCCCATGAGGTCAAGGAGGTTTACCACCTCGGCGTGGAAGTCGCTATCGTCATTGGCGGAGGAAATATCTTTCGCGGCATTGCCGCTGCCGCGCAGGGAATGGAGCGGACATCCGCCGATTACATGGGAATGGTGGCCACCATATTAAACGCGCTAGCGCTTCAAAACATTCTTGAAAAAAACCAGGTCTTTACCCGGGTTCAATCCGCACTTGAAATAAAACAGCTTGCAGAACCCTATATTCGCCGGAGAGCAATCCGACACCTTGAAAAAAAGAGAGTTGTTATTTTTGCGGGCGGGACCGGAAACCCTTATTTCACGACGGACACTGCGGCCGTTCTGCGGGCCATGGAGATTGGCGCCGATGTGATTATCAAAGGAACCAAAGTCGAAGGGATTTTTGATAAAGATCCGATGAAACATCCGGATGCCGTTAAATTTGATTCTCTCTCGTTTCTGGATGTCATTAAAAAAGGTCTCAAAGTCATGGATACCACGGCAGTCACGTTGTGTATGGATAATAACCTTCCAATCATTGTATTTAATGTCAAGAATCGCGGCAATTTCAGGAAAGTCGCCGAACGGGATAAAATTGGGACCCTGGTTCATTGA